In one Silene latifolia isolate original U9 population chromosome 10, ASM4854445v1, whole genome shotgun sequence genomic region, the following are encoded:
- the LOC141605093 gene encoding protein BPS1, chloroplastic → MSRTQDPHKASFPFGNPFRMILPKGSSLSPKLMALLKKFEATLDERLKKLKPTHKDDVFSFSWMVLAMQLLSETHSDIKSLITDLELPVYDWDDKWIDVYLDNSVKLLDICIGLSSELSRMSQGQLLLHLVLRNLEGKSSTELLKAKSSIDSWRQHIASGNGKIENCIPIIDKLMESLELPKIKNSSKGKVLRRAMYGVKMVTLFVCSIFVSAFSGSDKKLIDLQVSGTPLWGEAFINLRACVYGEIRNSLSSGRNVLLKELEAVDISLKEVYPILQESKEPVNFDALQKSFTDLGKTADNLSSGLDLLTKEVDGFFQIVLSGRDALLCNLRVSSGVFDSPKKYKREEEQLAR, encoded by the coding sequence ATGAGTCGCACTCAGGATCCACACAAGGCATCCTTCCCATTTGGAAATCCTTTCCGGATGATTCTTCCAAAGGGCTCTTCTCTATCTCCCAAACTTATGGCACTACTGAAAAAATTCGAGGCAACCTTGGACGAAAGGCTAAAGAAACTTAAGCCAACGCACAAGGACGATGTTTTCAGCTTTTCATGGATGGTATTAGCTATGCAACTCCTATCAGAGACTCATAGTGATATAAAATCTCTGATAACTGACCTTGAGCTGCCAGTATACGACTGGGATGACAAATGGATCGATGTCTATCTGGACAACAGTGTTAAGTTGCTGGATATTTGTATTGGTCTTAGTTCTGAGCTTTCAAGAATGAGTCAAGGGCAACTATTACTCCATCTCGTTTTGCGTAATTTGGAAGGAAAGAGCTCAACCGAGCTTTTGAAGGCTAAATCTTCAATCGACAGCTGGAGACAGCATATTGCTTCCGGGAACGGAAAAATTGAGAATTGCATTCCCATTATAGATAAGCTAATGGAATCTCTGGAGTTGCCAAAGATTAAGAATTCATCGAAAGGAAAGGTTTTGAGGCGGGCTATGTATGGGGTTAAGATGGTAACTTTGTTCGTCTGCAGCATCTTTGTATCTGCATTTTCAGGTTCTGACAAAAAGTTGATAGATTTGCAAGTGTCTGGAACACCCTTGTGGGGGGAAGCCTTCATCAATCTCCGGGCCTGTGTTTACGGTGAGATTAGAAATTCATTATCAAGTGGTAGAAATGTCCTTTTGAAGGAGTTGGAGGCAGTCGATATTAGCCTCAAAGAGGTGTATCCCATCCTTCAAGAATCAAAGGAGCCTGTGAACTTTGATGCCTTGCAGAAGTCATTTACAGATTTGGGTAAGACAGCGGACAATCTCTCGTCTGGACTAGATCTTTTGACAAAAGAAGTTGACGGGTTTTTTCAAATAGTGTTAAGCGGACGTGATGCTTTACTTTGTAACCTTCGAGTGTCTAGCGGTGTCTTCGATTCTCCAAAAAAGTACAAGAGGGAGGAGGAGCAACTCGCGAGATGA